The following is a genomic window from Armatimonadota bacterium.
CGCCCCATCCGCCGCAGCTCCGCAACGCGCTCCGGCGTCAGCTCTTCCGCGCCGTGCTCGACGTAGCGCACGTGCTCGGGCACGTATCCGAGGTTGTCCTTGAGCCGCTCGACCTGGTACGCCGCATGGGCAACCGAGACCGTCGTCAGTGGAATCAGCTCCGCGTAGTGCTTGCGATGCTCCGGCCGCATGCGACCGATCAGCGTGTGATACGTCACCACCACCGGAACGCCGCGCTCGCGCAGCCCCGTCACCAGCGCCACGATCTTCTCGCCGTTCTCATGCGCGTTGGCCTGGTACAGGCCGAACTCGTGCTGCACGTGCACGACGTCCGGCCGCACCCGCTCGGCGATGTAGCCCGCCGCCTTCGCCGGCCACTGCCCGTCCGCCAGCTCAATGATCGGGTGCACCCCGTCCTGCCCGTCGTGGCGCCCGTCATCGTCATGGCAGACGATCTCGAATGCATGCCCCAACCGGCTGATGGCATCGCTCTGCTCCGTGAAGTACGTCGCGATGCCGCACGCCCGCGGCGGCCAGCTCGATATCCCGCAAACCTTCATCGTGTGCCCCTACCGGGGCCTCCCGCCAGCGCTCCGGCCTGCCTCCAAACAGCCCGGAAAATGAGGCCCCTAACCCATTTAGATTTTACCCAGCGGCCCCCCCCTGGCAACGCTCTGCCGGCCCTTCTCCGAGGCGTCCCGACGGCGCCTTCTCACGCCGCACTTGACCCGCTTAACTAATTCCACATACACGCACCCCAACGGAGTAGCAAAAGGGGTGTGCACTGTGGTGAAAGGGGGACACCAGGCGAGGCCGACGTGGGCCGCAGCGGAGTTACCGCAATGCCGAGTGAACTGCTACATCGTGATGTGACCGCTGGGTGTCGGCATCCTATCTCAGACGCATTATGATGTTCCTACCGCGCGGACGCCAGGGTTAAACCAAGCCCCACAAAATCCTTGCGGGAAAACTCTTGTCGGCGCGGCGAACGCTTTCGAGGCGGGCGTGCGGTTTGTGCAGCTTGCCCAACATGCCTTGTCGGACTGGCGGCCAGCGATGTCCCTCTTACGCGCCAAGGCGCGCGCCTCTCCCAATCCAGGTATCCGCAGCGCCCTCGCTCGCGCAACTCCTCACGCTCGCGTCGCAGGTCCTCCCGCCGCGCACAGAGAATGATGAGGTGGTTTCGCACGAGGGTGCCGCCCGTGGCCAAACGACGGAAACTCGCGCTCGCCAATCCCGACTATTCCGGGACGCCGTTTACCGACTTCGCCTCGGTCACGCCGGACACCCCGCTCACATCCCTTGACCTCAACTGGCGCGAGAAAGACCTGCCCGAGCGCGAGCGGACCAAGCACGTCCACCGCCTCCATCCCTATCTCGGCAAGTTCGTCCCTCAGCTCGCCGAGATATTCCTCCGCAAGTTCCGGCCCGCGGTCGTGTGCGATCCCTTCGTCGGCTCCGGCACCACCCTCGTCGAAGCCAATGCGTTGGGCATCGCGTCGGTAGGTGTGGACGTCTCGCCTTTCAACTGCCTCATCGCCAAGGCCAAGACTGACCGCTGCGACCTGACGCGACTGGAAGCCGAAGTCCGCGACACGCTCCACCGCGTCGAGAGCGCCCCCGACGCCGGCTTCGCCGAACGCGGCGGACCGACGCCGGAAACGGCACCCGACTATCTGCGCGAATGGTATGACCCCGGCGCCCTCGCGCCGCTGCTCGCATTCCTTCGCCTCATTCCGCGCTGCGAGCACCAGGATCTGCTCAAGGTCATCCTCTGCCGCGCCGCGCGTTCCGCCCGACTGACGCGGCATGACGAGCTGGACTTCCCCAAGGCGCCGCAGCGCGAGCCGTATCACTGCCACAAGCACAAGCGCGTCTGCCCGCCGACCACCGATGCGATGAAGTTCCTGCGCCGCTACGCCCGCGACACCCTCCGCCGCGTCGCGCAGTTCGACGCCCTCCGTACCGACGCGCCCGTCATCATCCTCTGCGCCGACGCGCGCGACGTCGCGCTGCCCGCCTGCGACATGGTCTTCACCTCGCCGCCGTACGTCGGCCTCATTGACTATCACGAGCAGCACCGCTACGCCTACGAGCTGCTGTCGCTGCTCGACGAGCCGTTTGCCTCCGTGGGGTGGCACGGCTCGGACCTGCGGGGGAACGAAGAGCGGGAGATCGGCGCGGCGCACAACGGCGCGAGCCGCGAAGCGCGGCGGGAATACGTCGAGGGGATCGAGGGGGCACTGAGGAATGTCGCGCGCGCGCTGAACCCCGGCGGGCGCGTGTGCATCGTCGTCGGCGACCGCCACGGGTTATACGACGGCCTGACCGCGCGCCTGGGATTCAGCGAAGAAGTCGTCCTTCACCGTCACGTCAATCGCCGCACCGGCCGTCGCCGCGCCGACTTCTACGAATCGGTCCTGGTGTGGCGAGCATCGCATCCCCAGTAGTCGCGGAAGCATCCTCGCCTGCGTACCGCGCGTGCCGCGCCCGCGCCGCAACGGCCGCGCGCGGGACACGATTGCGTAGGGGCGGCCCCCGCTCGTCGGGCTTCACGGCCCCAGCTTCGCCGGGCGACGTCGCCTCTGCGGCCGCCCTGGCCCCAATCACAGCGAGAGCGTCACCCCCCACAACGCAGGAGCCCGCCCCCGTCGCGGGGGCGGGCTCCGCAGGCCCTATCCGTGGAGATCGAGCAGAATGGTCAGTTGCTCGCGGGCGTTGCCAACTCCGTGCGTACGAACTGGCCCACGGCCGCCCGCAGGCGGTCGAGTTCTTTCGACGCCTTGTCGGGATGCCAGGCCCAGCAATCCTCACATATGTCAAAACCCAGGCGCAGGCCGGCGCACAGGTCGTAGGCGCTCTGCCGCAGGCGCTCCGCCTCGATCACCGCCGCGCGGCCGCCTTCCGCGTTCCGCCGCTCGCGCGCCTCGCGCCGGGCAGACACGATTTCCCTGGCTAACAGCAGCGCGAGGAGCCCCGTCGCCAGCGCCACCACCGGCGACCCTATCGGCTCCTCGGCATGAACGTGCAACTGCCACCACATGGTGGCCCCTACCACACTGTACACGACTACATGCTCCGCGATCCGCAGCATCAAGGCGGTCCTCCGTGAACTGCTTCGACGCCTCAATCATAACACCACCCCCCGCCCGCGCCAATTCTCTTTTCGCCCTAATTTCCGCCGCGAAATGTGGAATACAGACGGTACGATAGTGCTAAGACTTTCGGCCAATGGCCGCGTGGAGGCAACTATGGCGAAGCAGGTCAACACCAAGGTCACCAAGCAGAAGCCCATCCGCATCCTCATCGCCGACGACTACCACTTCTACCGCTACGGCCTGCGCGTCTTCCTCGAGGAGCAGCCCGACCTCAGCGTTGTCGGCGAAGCCGGTTCCTCGGAAGACACCCTGTCCTCCGTCGAGGAACTCAAGCCGCACGTCGTGCTGCTCGACCTCGACCTCCCCTCCGAGGGCGGCTTGCACGTCCTGCGTCAGATCAACGCGCGCACTCCTCAGACCAAAGTCATCATCCTCACCGGCCTCGATGACGAGCTGTGCCTCGCCGATGCCATCGAAAGCGGCGCCTCCGGCTATGTCCTCAAGGACGCCGAGCCCCCGCTCATCCTCAGCGCCGTGCGCAGCGTCGGCAGAGGCGGCACCTGGCTCCAGCGCGAGATGACCGGCAAGCTCTTCGAGGACTTCACCCGCCTCACTCGCGCCCGCCGCGAAGCCCCCGACCGCCTCCTCACCTCGCGCGAAGTCGAAGTCCTCTCCCTCGTCGCACAGGGTCATCGCAACGCCCAAATCGCCGACAAGCTCTTCATCAGCGAGCGCACCGTCAAGGTGCACATCACCAATCTCTTCCGCAAGCTCGGCCTCAACGACCGCGTCCAGGCCACGAGATACGCCATCCGCCACCGCCTCGTCCGCGCGTGATGGGCGCGCCCCCGGCGCTCGCATACTCCTCCCCCTTCCAGGGGGAGGCCGGGTGAGGGTGGTGCGGCCTCGTCGCGCACCCGCCGGGGAAGCTGACCATCACCCGCTTCGCCCCATAGCCCGCGCATTCACGCCGGAGCCCTCCGCTCCTGTGCGCCGCCCCTTCTGGAGTGCGGTGGTTCACCACCGCTTTCACTCGCCAGGGGACTGCTACGTGTTGACACAGGTTTCGCCGCCGGACTCCGCATTGCGTGACGCAGACACGGCAGCGACAACGCACGCCGCCAGTGACAGGTAGCTGTCCCCATCTCCCGCCCGCCCCCGGCGAACCGGCCTCTCCCTGAGAGGGGGAGGCATCCGCCCCGCTGCCCTCGCGCGCGGCTCCCTTTTGGAGTGCGGTGGTTCACCACCGCTTTCACTCCTTCTCCGGCGTCCGGCAAAGCGGCGATCAATCGCCGCACTCCATAATGGCCGGCGGCGGAGACCCGGCGCCCTGTGATACCAACCTCTTGCGGTCACAGCTCCGCCCGCCGTTGCGCCCGCGCCCCGCTCCTGCTAGAATTGCGTTAGAGGCGAAGTCGAAGGGCCTGCCCTGAATCCGCAGATCGGAACATGCTCGTGTCCACGTCCCGGACCCGCCGCCGCGGCCTCTCGTTCGCAGCGAGGGCGATCCTCGCCGCCGCAGTCCACAGCGCGCATGCGGCGCCGCGTCGAGCGGGCGACCGAGGGCTGTACTGCAGGAAAAGGTGGCGGCAGGCGTTTTCGTCTTTAACATCTAGATCATCGTCTCGACCGGGTTTTTGCGTTCTACGGAGTCCAGACCCCACTCTTGGAAATGGAGGTGTCCATGGCTGTCCTCGACTCCATAAGCGTGGCGACAGAAGAAGCGGGGATCATCACTCGTGCGAGGAGTTCCGTCAGTTACCCCTTGATCCGCCGAGAGGGGATCTTCTGGAAGGGAGGCACGGAGGGGCGCTCTCTACAGTTGANNNNNNNNNNNNNNNNNNNNNNNNNNNNNNNNNNNNNNNNNNNNNNNNNNNNNNNNNNNNNNNNNNNNNNNNNNNNNNNNNNNNNNNNNNNNNNNNNNNNAGCGGATGCTGCGCGCGGCGAAGGCGTCGATGTTGGGCGTGAGGTCCTCGGGGTAGCCGTAGCAGCCCAGGTGATCGGCGCGGAGGGCGTCGGTGACGATGAGGAGGAAGCGCTCGGGGCTGGGGGCGCGGAGGGAATGGAACACCCAGACCCCGGAGACAACGACGGCGACGAATACAAAGAGGATGGCTAGGCGCTTCAAGCGGCGTCCTCCGAAGGGATTATAGCATACTGGCGCGGGCGGCGGGGGCAACTGGTTGGCAGGCGAAAACGCCTGCCCCACCATTGCGGTCACGCGCGCGCTTCGACGCGGGGGCGGTGCTCGGCGGCGGTGATGTGAAGCGAGGGGCTCGGGATGCAATGATGAAGAGTAACGGCAAGCAGACGCTGGCGATCGTCCTGTCATTCGCGGTGATGATCTTCGCGGTGCTGGGGATCATGTGGAGCAGCCTCGATGGACGGATGGCGGGATGCGAGCAGCAGGTGGCGAAGGAGATCGGCCTGAGTGCGGCGCAGCGGGCGACGGTGGACCTGCGCCTGGCGAACATCGAGAAGCAGGTCGAGGAGATACGCCTCGACGTCAAGGCGCTGCGGGAGGAGGGAGGGATGGGCAACCGCGGATTCAAGTGAACCACCAAGGCACCAAGGCATAAGGGTAACGGCTGATCCGCCTCCGCTAAAGCTTCGGCGGACAAGTAGGGGCGGATCCGCCTCCGCTGAAGCTTCGGCGGACAAGTGGGCGCGGAGAGGCGGTGAAAGCGGTGGTGAACCACCGCACTCCAAAAGGGAGCGCGCGTGGGGGCGGGGCGGCGGCGTTCATGAGGGAAGCGATGCGCGTGATTGACACGATCGTGATACATCAGAGCGACAGCTCGTTCGGCACGGCGGGGCTGATTGACCGGTGGCACAAGGAGCGCGGGTGGTCGGGCATCGGGTATCACCGCGTGATCCTGAACGGCTGGCTGCGCGAGGGGACGTTTCGCGCGGAGTGCGACGGGCTGATTCAGGCGGGGCGCGCGCTGGACGAGATCGGGGCGCACGTGCGCGGGCACAACGAGACGAGCATCGGGATTTGCCTGATCGGCGTGGGGCCGGGCTGGCCGGTGCGGTTGGAGTCAAGCGCCAGCAGCGGGCAGATCGGCGGCGCGGGCGCGGGGTACCTGACGCACGCGGAGTGGCGGGCGCTGGTGTGGTTGTGCCGGAAGTTCGTGGTCGAGTTCGGGGTGGCGGTGGAGCGAGTGCTGGGGCATCGGGAGTTTCCCGGGGTGACGAAGACGTGCCCGGGGTTCGACGTGGCGGAGCTGCGGTGCGCGCTGCGGGGGAAGCGATAACCGCGGAGGGGGACATCTGCGGATTCAAGTGAACCACCAAGGCACCACGGCACGAGGGTAACGGCTGATCCGCCTCCGCTGAAGCTTCGGCGGACAAGTAGGGGCGGAGGGAGGGAAGAACCGCGGAGGTCGCGGAGAGCGCAGAGAGCGCAGAGAGATGTAGGGGCGGCGCTCTGCCGCTGCCCGTGATGTGAAGCGAGGGGGGTGTGCGACGGGGCGAGTTGATGACTCGCCCCGTCGCTGTTTGTGTGGCGGTGAGAATGATGTCGGGGGAGGAGAGATGATCGGAAAGCGAGATGCGGGTCCGGGAGTCGTGTGCGGCGAGAGAGGCGCGGGATGCCTCGTGCGGCGGCTGGTGATGGCGGCGGGGATTGCGCTGGCGGTCGTGCTGCTGCTGGGCACGCTGGCGGGCGCGGAGACGGGCGAGCGCATCGCCCCGGCGTCGCTGTACGACGAGCTGCGGCCGGTGTTCGACCAGGCGTCGGCGGGGATGTTCCTGATTCACGGGCGCGAGGCGACGGGCGTCGGGCCCGGGTTGGAGTGGCGAGTGTTCGAGGGCTGTGATGCGCTGCGGTTCAGCCTGATCGCGGCGCGGTCGAGCACGGGCAGCGAGCGGCTGATCCCCGGCATCGGCGTGCAGCTGGCGGGGGGCGGCGGGACGCCGGATGTCACGCTCGGCCTGTGCTGGCCGCCGAGCGAGTACGGCAAGGCGCGCATCGGCGGGGTGAAGACGTATGTGGCGCCGTATGTCGGGCTGCGGGTCGAGTGGTGAGAGATTGCGCGGGCGGGACGAGCGTCCTGCTCGACGGACTGCGCTCACAATGACGCGGGGGATATGTCACCCCGAGCAACGCGAAGGGTCTTGGCATCGGTGCGCTCCCCGGCCAAGATTCTACGCTGGCGCTCGGAACGACGTGCTTTGAGGCGGACTGCGGAAATCGGATTGCGAGGAGCAGAGATGACGAATCAACCATTAGGTTTGCCCGAGGGGACGGTGCGGGCGATATTCGCGTTGATGTTTGCGCTGACGGCGTGCTATCTGGCGGTGGCGCGGCGGGTGGAGGCGGAGGTGTTCGTGCCGCTGGTGATGGCGATCGTGGGGTACTACTTCGGCCAGCGGCAGGGGAATGGGGCAGCGGCGAAGCGGAGCGGGTGAGGCGGCGGATCCGACTGAACCACCAAGGCACCAAGGCACTAGGGTAACGGCTGATCCGCCTCCGCTGAAGCTTCGGCGGACAAGTAGGCACGGATTGGACGGAGAAGAGAGAGGGCGCGAGGAACACGGGAAACGAGTTGTAGGGGCACGGCATGCCGTGCCCGGATAGCGTGAACCACGAAGACACCAAGGCACGAAGATAACGGCCGATCCGCGTGCGCTAGAGCTTCGGCGGACAAGTAGGCGCAGAGAGGCGATGAAAGCGGTGGTGAACCACCGCACTCCAAAAGGGGCCCCGTGCCGGGCGGTACACATTCACTTCGCGCACTCCCATACCAGGTCGCCGTCGGCGAGCCAACTGCCCTCGACGGGCCGGCCGCCGTCGTCGTCGAGGTCGCCGCCGAAGCTGTGCAAGACAAAGCCCTCGCCTCGTCGCCGATACGCGAACGGCTTGTCGCTGAACGGGTCGTCGGGCAACGCCCAGCTGGGATACTCGTGCAAGTCCACGAGGGAATTCGGATACTTGCCGTGCTTGCTGTGATACGCCTCGAGTGCGAGAGCGACGCGCGTTGCGTTGATGACAGTCTGGCACTGGTCGCGGCTGGCGATCAGCTTGGGGTAGACGGAAATCCAATGCAGGCCGACGTAGTAGCGCGGCGCGCTTCCCATCTGCTCCTGAACCCGGGAGACTTGGCGTGCGACCTCGCGGTATGGTCGCCCGGACAACTCGATTGTGCGGCCTGTGAGGTCGAGCCACATCAGGCGCTCGCTGCGCTGGATGATGTCGCAGAGAGGCGAGGCGTAGAGCACGCTGGCCCACAGCGGCGTATCGGCGTCCCAGAACTCCAGCTCAATCGGCTCGGTGCGATGGGCGGCGAGGTAGTCCAGTAACAGAAGGCCGCCGGCCCGCTCCACCTGCAAGGCGCGGTGAAGTGGGCCGCGCAGGTCAATCGCGCCCAATTCGTCGCATGCGGCAGCGCAGGTTGGTGCGTCGAGTTGGTTCTCCTCCAGTACCGCGCGAAGCTCGGCCAGGGCGATTGACTGCACCGCGTAGGAGGTGAGGAGCAAGGTGAACTCCGGGTCCTGCATGAGGTGGCATGCAATTCGCACCCCGGTGAGGCAGGACTCAATCGCGGCGTCGGCATCCCCGTCGGCGCTTTCGAGGGCGGCCTGGGCCGCGAGCACCCTTGAGAGGGAGCGAAAACGCGGAGTGTACTGGATAACGAGAGTTGGAGTCCCTACATCCCAGCTTTCCCAGTCCAGTTCCAGGCGCGAGTGCGGCAGTTGCGCGGCGCGCGCGGCGATCGCGAGCCCCTGCCGGTTGGCATCCACGAGTGGGCGCAGTTCCTCGATGAGCTTGCGCCGTGCGGCGGTGCTCGGGGCCATCTTGAGTCCGCGGCAGATGTCATGAAGCCGCCGGTCCTCCTGGACGTGGGCGAAGGCTTCGATGTAGAGGAGTGCCGCGTTGTCGCTATCGGGGACAGGATCCGGGGCCACCTCGGCCATGGTCAGCGGTTCGCCGGCGGCGCGAAGCCTGTCGAGTTCGGCCTGGAGCGCGCGGGCGGTCTCCCAATCCAGTAGGGCGTAGCCGAGCACCGCCAGCGCGAGGATGACGCCGATCAGAATCAGCGGCGTGCGCCAGGATCGTTTCCGGTCGGTTTCCACTCAAGTCCTCACTTGCCGGGCGCGCGGCGGCGCCGGGTTACCCTCACCTCGATCCCGCCGGAGGCGGGGACACGGATCGAGGAAACCGCGGAGAACGCCGAGGACGCGGAGAGGCGATGAAAGCGGTGGTGAACCACCGCACTCCAAAAGGGGCCCCGTGCCGGGCGGTACACATTCACTTCACGAACTCCCAGACCAGGTCGCCGTCGCGCGGATAGGCCCGCGGGTCATACGGGCGGCCGCCGTCGTCGTCGAGATCTTCGCCCCAGCTGGAGAGCACGCAGCCGTCCCCTCGTCGCTCGTAGCCGAACGGCTTGCCGCTGAAGGGGTCATCGGGCAGCCGCCAGCCAGGATAGCGCTGTAATGCGTCAAGGGAATCCGGATACCCGCCGTGCGTCGTGTGGTACGCCTCCAGAGCGAGGGCAACCTGAGCGGCATTGCGGAAGGCGACGCGATCATCGCGGCTCAGAGCGGTTTGGCGGATTCCGGGAACGAGGAGGCGGGTGAGGACGTGATGCGACGGCGCGCCATCCATCTTGTCTGCCAGTGCGGTCCACTGCTTCTGATTGCGGCGGTAAGGCTTGTCGGCGAGCGCGAGCATGGCTTCGATGGTTTCGAGATAGTTGATCTCTTCGCGGGACCGGATCGGCCTGCCGAGAGGGCTGAAGTAGAGGCCCAAGGCCACTCGCGTGCCGGGGTCAAGGTCTGTCTCGTCGAAGCCGAGCGCTTCGCGTGCTTCTCCGGGGCGGCGATTGGCGATGTCGAAGAGCCACAGCGTCTGCGCTGCTTCGCCCGCGAGCGCCCCGCGGAAATATGCGTAGAGATCGACGCCTTGCAGGTCGTCGAAGAGCGCGCGGCAGACATCGGGGTCGAGGTCGGCGCGCGCGATCAGGTCGGGCAAAGTGGCGAGCGCGATGCGCAGCATGGAGCCGCTGGCGAAGAAGCCGATGATCACGGGCTCCGATGCGGCATGTCGCGACAGCCCGATGCCGGCGCGGAGTGATTCGACGGCGCGGCGCGAGTCGCCGTCAGCGATGGCGATGAGGACGTCGGCGGCGAGGAGGCGGGCGTAGTCGCGCAAGCGGCCGAACTGGGGGAACATGATCTGTGGCGGCGGTTGTGTCCAGTCCGTCGGGAAGCGGCAGCGGGGCATGGCGGCGGCGCGCT
Proteins encoded in this region:
- a CDS encoding site-specific DNA-methyltransferase, which encodes MMRWFRTRVPPVAKRRKLALANPDYSGTPFTDFASVTPDTPLTSLDLNWREKDLPERERTKHVHRLHPYLGKFVPQLAEIFLRKFRPAVVCDPFVGSGTTLVEANALGIASVGVDVSPFNCLIAKAKTDRCDLTRLEAEVRDTLHRVESAPDAGFAERGGPTPETAPDYLREWYDPGALAPLLAFLRLIPRCEHQDLLKVILCRAARSARLTRHDELDFPKAPQREPYHCHKHKRVCPPTTDAMKFLRRYARDTLRRVAQFDALRTDAPVIILCADARDVALPACDMVFTSPPYVGLIDYHEQHRYAYELLSLLDEPFASVGWHGSDLRGNEEREIGAAHNGASREARREYVEGIEGALRNVARALNPGGRVCIVVGDRHGLYDGLTARLGFSEEVVLHRHVNRRTGRRRADFYESVLVWRASHPQ
- a CDS encoding response regulator transcription factor; amino-acid sequence: MAKQVNTKVTKQKPIRILIADDYHFYRYGLRVFLEEQPDLSVVGEAGSSEDTLSSVEELKPHVVLLDLDLPSEGGLHVLRQINARTPQTKVIILTGLDDELCLADAIESGASGYVLKDAEPPLILSAVRSVGRGGTWLQREMTGKLFEDFTRLTRARREAPDRLLTSREVEVLSLVAQGHRNAQIADKLFISERTVKVHITNLFRKLGLNDRVQATRYAIRHRLVRA
- a CDS encoding N-acetylmuramoyl-L-alanine amidase: MDTIVIHQSDSSFGTAGLIDRWHKERGWSGIGYHRVILNGWLREGTFRAECDGLIQAGRALDEIGAHVRGHNETSIGICLIGVGPGWPVRLESSASSGQIGGAGAGYLTHAEWRALVWLCRKFVVEFGVAVERVLGHREFPGVTKTCPGFDVAELRCALRGKR